The sequence AGCGCGATCGGAGATAAAGTTCTTGAGAATGCCGTTTTCGATCAGCAGGGTGCGCTGAGCAGGCATACCCTCGTCATCCATGTCGATGGTGCCGAAGGCGTCGGGCGACAGGCCTTCATCCCAGGCGGTGAGGTTTTCGTGGGCGATTTTTTGGCCCTTTTTGTCGATGAAGGGGGTGGTGCCGCGCTCAATTTGGGTGGTTTCGAGCAGGTGGCCGCAGGCTTCGTGAAAAATCACGCCGCCAAACTTGTTGGCCATAATGATTGGGTAGCTGCCCGACTCAACGTAGTCGGCGTAGAGCATTTTGCCCGCCGATTCGGCCACACTGGCAGCGGCAGAAGCATAGTCCCACTGGCGCAAAAAGGCGGGGTCGCTGGTGTCGCCCGCCCGCTGGCCAATAGAGGAGCGGTGCTCGCCATCGGCACACAGCAGGTTGTAGCCAACCGACTGGGTAAGGCGAATATCGCGGGCGAAGGTGCCATCGCTGGCGGCCACTAGCACCTCTTGCCAGTCGCGAAAGTAGACGGCGCGACGCGACTGCACGTGGCTGGCTTCCTTATCCAGAGCGCTGTTGGCGGCGAGCAACACCTCGCCCATTTCTTTCATGGAACTGCACTGGGCGAGCCAATCGTCTTTGCCCTTGGTGGTGGCATAGTCGCGCAGCAGTTCTAAATTGATGTCAGCCAGGTTGGCGTTGGGGCCGGGTAGCGTGAGCCCCATGATGGCGAGGGCTTTGTCGAGGGCAGCCCTCAGACCATTGAAGGTGAGATCGTTGGTGCTGACATAGCAGTCGGCTTTGTCGCGAAACACCCGCACTCCGGCCCCAGTCACTAGGCGCGGAGACAGGCTGGTGATCTCGTCGTCTTCAGCCTGGCAGCTAATGTAGTTGTTGCGCTCTAAAAAGAATTCGACAAAGTCGGCTCCAGCGGTGCGCCCTAGGCCAAGCAGAGTGGAAAGGGTATTTTCCCAGGCGCTGTCGAAGCGATCGCGCGGGGTCGAAAAGTCTTGGGGTCGCAAGTCGTTGGTTTTGAGCAGCAAAGTTGGCAAGGGTGCAACCGTCATGCGAGAGAATCCTTGGTGGGTGATGGGCGATACCATGGGCACTCCTTAGTTTAACAAACCTGCCCAAGGGGCGTTGGGGTAGCAAAAGAGCGGCGTAGGATTAGGAGCGGGGCGCATTCAGTGCGCCTGGGTTAACTCCTACAACCTGTCTGCTCCGCCTCTCTAAAGGCTGTGCTACTATGGAGCAAAATCTTAAGCAAATCTAAAAATTTGTTTATTTTCGTCAAGCTCTGCTAAGGCTTCTGTCTGTCTTCTCGAC is a genomic window of Nodosilinea sp. E11 containing:
- a CDS encoding TldD/PmbA family protein, whose amino-acid sequence is MTVAPLPTLLLKTNDLRPQDFSTPRDRFDSAWENTLSTLLGLGRTAGADFVEFFLERNNYISCQAEDDEITSLSPRLVTGAGVRVFRDKADCYVSTNDLTFNGLRAALDKALAIMGLTLPGPNANLADINLELLRDYATTKGKDDWLAQCSSMKEMGEVLLAANSALDKEASHVQSRRAVYFRDWQEVLVAASDGTFARDIRLTQSVGYNLLCADGEHRSSIGQRAGDTSDPAFLRQWDYASAAASVAESAGKMLYADYVESGSYPIIMANKFGGVIFHEACGHLLETTQIERGTTPFIDKKGQKIAHENLTAWDEGLSPDAFGTIDMDDEGMPAQRTLLIENGILKNFISDRAGSMRTGHPRTGSGRRQGFTYAAASRMRNTYIAPGDYSVEELFASVEKGIYCKQMGGGSVGPTGQFNFSVSEAYLIENGQITKPLKGATLIGEATEIMDKISMCSNDLDLAAGFCGSISGSIYVTVGQPHLKVDSITVGGR